The following are encoded in a window of Sandaracinaceae bacterium genomic DNA:
- a CDS encoding alpha/beta fold hydrolase: MAEDPPRFTEGRAFAQQAALIARHGRRSEPPLAGGRAVVMIHGFMAAAPVFDPLRRRLASELGWASMAFGYPSYGSFEATAQRLADALDRHVPASTELILVGHSLGGMLARWYVHELGGAERVSRVVTISTPHQGTRVARLAPFGLGAAIRPGSPVISRLEAARGGPVHYAFAGAEDATVPPDSALGCPADWKHVIEGVGHNGILYAPHAQERILDAVAGVAPGARALVRGPRSVAS, encoded by the coding sequence ATGGCTGAAGACCCGCCGCGCTTCACCGAAGGCCGGGCGTTCGCGCAGCAGGCCGCGCTGATCGCGCGCCACGGGCGCCGCTCGGAGCCGCCGCTCGCCGGGGGCAGGGCGGTGGTCATGATCCACGGCTTCATGGCGGCGGCGCCGGTGTTCGACCCGCTGCGCCGGCGGCTGGCCAGTGAGCTGGGCTGGGCCTCCATGGCCTTCGGCTACCCCAGCTACGGCAGCTTCGAGGCCACCGCGCAACGCCTGGCCGACGCGCTCGACCGGCACGTGCCGGCGTCCACGGAGCTCATCCTGGTGGGCCACTCGCTGGGCGGCATGCTGGCGCGCTGGTACGTGCACGAGCTGGGCGGCGCCGAGCGGGTCAGCCGCGTGGTCACCATCAGCACGCCGCACCAGGGGACACGCGTCGCGCGGCTTGCGCCGTTCGGCTTGGGCGCGGCCATTCGCCCGGGGAGCCCCGTCATCTCGCGCCTGGAAGCGGCGCGCGGCGGGCCCGTGCACTACGCGTTTGCCGGAGCCGAAGACGCCACCGTTCCGCCCGACAGCGCGCTCGGCTGCCCTGCCGATTGGAAGCACGTCATCGAGGGTGTGGGCCACAACGGCATCCTCTATGCGCCGCACGCACAAGAGCGCATCCTCGATGCCGTGGCGGGCGTCGCGCCGGGGGCCCGGGCGCTGGTCAGAGGCCCGAGGTCGGTCGCGTCGTGA
- a CDS encoding NAD(P)-dependent oxidoreductase produces MKKLKTLLVTGARGTVGSYVTGLAEASGYRVIATDMSRAGVRSPVRGEVRVADLRDAAALDELVKGCDAVVHTAAQLDAGADSAELSRTNTDAVANLYEAAARGGAQRFIQVSNATLYASRTDGVPLNEESEIAPRGPFGMSKRAAETYLLGQRGNTPSVTVLRAAPIYGRRGRHFAASLLAVGPLVRLASPVVPRFGGGPRGTMVHAEDVARAALHLLPLEEAAGEVYNVSDGDEMTLGARLGITFDAYGLTTVSLGDAPEALYRLLGKLFQQPGAHQGADAAALAAWKAVVMRHGIKSALRPRLDVEHMTLLYEDLVVDGSKLAATGFVPRHASFETGWRDVLRWYQAEEWVPRYG; encoded by the coding sequence ATGAAGAAGCTCAAGACGCTCTTGGTGACTGGCGCGCGCGGAACGGTGGGCAGCTACGTCACGGGCTTGGCCGAGGCCTCCGGCTACCGCGTCATCGCCACCGACATGAGCCGCGCCGGCGTGCGCTCACCGGTGCGAGGCGAGGTGCGCGTGGCCGACCTGCGCGACGCGGCCGCGCTCGACGAGCTGGTCAAGGGCTGCGACGCGGTGGTCCACACAGCGGCCCAGCTGGACGCCGGCGCCGACTCGGCCGAGCTGTCGCGCACCAACACGGACGCCGTGGCCAACCTCTACGAGGCCGCGGCGCGGGGCGGCGCACAGCGCTTCATCCAGGTGTCCAACGCCACGCTCTATGCGTCGCGCACCGATGGTGTCCCGCTCAACGAGGAGAGCGAGATCGCCCCGCGCGGGCCGTTCGGTATGAGCAAGCGCGCCGCCGAGACCTACCTGCTCGGCCAGCGTGGCAACACGCCCAGCGTCACGGTGCTGCGCGCGGCGCCCATCTATGGCCGGCGGGGGCGTCACTTCGCGGCCAGCCTGCTCGCCGTGGGTCCGCTGGTGCGCCTGGCTTCGCCGGTGGTTCCGCGCTTTGGCGGCGGGCCGCGGGGCACCATGGTGCACGCCGAAGACGTGGCTCGCGCGGCGCTACACCTGCTGCCGCTCGAGGAGGCCGCCGGCGAGGTCTACAACGTGAGCGATGGCGACGAGATGACGCTGGGCGCACGCCTGGGGATCACGTTCGATGCCTATGGGCTCACCACCGTGTCGCTGGGCGACGCGCCCGAGGCGCTCTACCGCCTGCTGGGCAAGCTGTTCCAGCAACCCGGGGCGCATCAGGGCGCGGACGCGGCCGCGCTGGCGGCGTGGAAGGCCGTGGTCATGCGCCACGGCATCAAGTCGGCGTTGCGGCCGCGCCTGGACGTGGAGCACATGACGCTGCTCTACGAAGACCTGGTGGTGGACGGCAGCAAGCTCGCGGCCACCGGCTTCGTGCCGCGCCACGCTAGCTTCGAGACGGGCTGGCGCGACGTGCTGCGCTGGTACCAAGCCGAGGAGTGGGTCCCTCGCTATGGCTGA
- a CDS encoding alpha/beta hydrolase, translated as MAQPLVEERRVRSFDGTDIAYHVVGQGRPVLLCNGLGGSWVAWTHQIRYLQDRYRFISWDYRGLYRSGPPGVAGALHIDAHARDGLAVMDAEGIDSAALLGWSMGVQVALEMFHLAPERVANMTLLNGVSGQIYESVMNLGFMDKVVPPVLRALGSQPRWVEAVVRQAVRFPATVQLAKGLGLAAGTLDEDVFRALAASFKDLDMGIYLKLLELLGEHDATHLLSRVDVPVLVVAGDRDIMTPQAAAAKMAAAIPEAELMVIAGGTHYAAVEYPELVNLRVEKFWLTRGYAAGTVSPARAS; from the coding sequence ATGGCGCAGCCCTTGGTGGAAGAACGACGTGTCCGCTCCTTCGACGGAACCGACATCGCCTACCACGTGGTGGGTCAGGGCCGCCCCGTGCTGCTCTGCAACGGCCTCGGCGGGAGCTGGGTCGCGTGGACGCACCAGATTCGGTACCTGCAAGACCGCTATCGCTTCATCTCGTGGGACTACCGTGGGCTGTATCGCTCGGGCCCACCCGGCGTGGCCGGCGCGCTCCACATCGACGCCCACGCGCGCGACGGCTTGGCCGTCATGGACGCCGAGGGCATCGACAGCGCGGCGCTGCTGGGCTGGTCCATGGGCGTGCAGGTGGCCCTCGAGATGTTCCACCTCGCGCCCGAGCGCGTGGCCAACATGACGCTGCTCAACGGGGTGTCCGGCCAGATCTACGAGTCGGTCATGAACCTGGGGTTCATGGACAAGGTGGTCCCGCCGGTGCTGCGCGCGCTGGGCAGCCAGCCGCGGTGGGTGGAAGCCGTGGTGCGCCAGGCGGTGCGCTTCCCGGCCACCGTGCAGCTGGCCAAGGGCCTCGGGCTGGCGGCCGGCACGCTGGACGAAGACGTGTTCCGCGCGCTCGCGGCGTCGTTCAAGGACCTGGACATGGGCATCTATCTCAAGCTGCTCGAGCTGCTGGGCGAGCACGATGCCACGCACCTGCTGTCACGGGTGGACGTGCCCGTGCTGGTGGTCGCCGGCGACCGCGACATCATGACGCCCCAGGCGGCAGCGGCGAAGATGGCAGCGGCCATCCCGGAGGCCGAGCTCATGGTCATCGCGGGAGGCACGCACTACGCCGCGGTGGAGTACCCGGAGCTGGTCAACCTGCGCGTCGAGAAGTTCTGGCTCACGCGGGGCTATGCGGCCGGCACGGTCTCCCCTGCACGCGCGTCGTGA
- a CDS encoding aminodeoxychorismate/anthranilate synthase component II, translated as MAILVVDNYDSFTYNLVQYLRELGAVVTVHRNDEIDVQGVRALDPEGVLISPGPGTPDDAGVSNGILAELGATLPVLGVCLGHQAIGQHYGARVVRAERLMHGRTSPIFHEGLGVFRGLPSPFTATRYHSLLVDPATLTSVLEVTARTAEGEIMGLRHREHPVEGVQFHPESFLTEHGHQLLRNWLDTLPGGGRRP; from the coding sequence ATGGCGATCCTCGTCGTCGATAACTACGACTCCTTCACCTACAACCTCGTTCAGTACCTGCGCGAGCTGGGTGCCGTGGTCACCGTGCATCGCAACGACGAGATCGACGTGCAGGGCGTGCGCGCGCTGGACCCGGAGGGGGTGCTCATCAGCCCCGGCCCCGGGACGCCGGACGACGCGGGGGTCAGCAACGGCATCCTGGCCGAGCTGGGGGCCACGCTGCCCGTGCTGGGCGTCTGCTTGGGCCACCAGGCCATCGGCCAGCACTACGGCGCGCGCGTGGTGCGGGCCGAGCGCCTCATGCACGGGCGCACGTCGCCCATCTTCCACGAGGGGCTCGGGGTGTTCCGTGGGTTGCCCAGCCCGTTCACCGCCACGCGCTATCACTCGCTGCTGGTGGACCCGGCCACGCTCACCAGCGTGCTCGAGGTCACCGCGCGCACGGCCGAGGGCGAGATCATGGGGTTGCGGCACCGTGAGCACCCGGTGGAGGGCGTGCAGTTCCATCCCGAGTCGTTCCTCACCGAGCACGGGCACCAGCTGCTGCGCAACTGGCTGGACACGCTGCCAGGCGGAGGGCGCCGCCCGTGA
- a CDS encoding indole-3-glycerol-phosphate synthase translates to MSEGAARSHAEPRRAYLDEILARKRVEVGRRLAHRGVLDRLAGELPLDAARGARALTALRRAQPHHAPRIIAEIKFRSPSVGAIRRPAPGAAASLARSYQQGGAAALSVLADGPGFGGSPLTVRRVTQACEAPVLFKEFVLDPVQVELARVCGASMVLLLVRALPLGPLQALCDHVRRAGMEPVVEAADEAELEVALRTDATLVGVNARDLRTFEVDMERAARCLAQVDSARIAIFMSGIRTPADFARLSGTRADAALIGEGLMRCEDPAEGVRAMLAAATLEETT, encoded by the coding sequence GTGAGCGAGGGCGCCGCTCGCTCCCACGCCGAGCCCCGTCGCGCCTACCTGGACGAGATCCTGGCGCGCAAGCGGGTGGAGGTCGGGCGCCGCTTGGCCCATCGCGGCGTGCTGGACCGCCTGGCGGGTGAGCTGCCACTAGACGCTGCTCGCGGCGCCCGAGCGCTCACGGCCCTGCGGCGCGCCCAGCCGCACCACGCCCCGCGCATCATCGCCGAGATCAAGTTCCGCAGCCCCAGCGTGGGTGCCATTCGGCGGCCCGCGCCCGGCGCTGCGGCGTCTCTCGCGCGCAGTTATCAGCAGGGCGGCGCGGCGGCCCTCAGCGTGCTGGCCGACGGCCCCGGCTTCGGAGGCTCACCGCTCACCGTGCGGCGCGTGACCCAGGCCTGCGAGGCGCCCGTGCTCTTCAAGGAGTTCGTGCTGGACCCGGTGCAGGTGGAGCTGGCGCGCGTCTGCGGCGCCTCCATGGTGCTGCTGCTGGTGCGCGCGCTCCCGCTCGGGCCGCTGCAGGCGCTCTGCGATCACGTGCGACGCGCCGGCATGGAGCCCGTGGTGGAGGCGGCCGACGAGGCCGAGCTCGAGGTGGCGCTCCGCACGGACGCCACGCTGGTGGGCGTCAACGCGCGCGACCTGCGCACCTTCGAGGTGGACATGGAGCGCGCCGCCCGCTGCCTCGCGCAAGTGGACTCGGCGCGCATTGCCATCTTCATGAGCGGCATCCGCACCCCCGCAGACTTCGCACGGCTGAGCGGCACACGCGCCGACGCCGCGCTCATCGGAGAAGGCTTGATGCGCTGCGAGGACCCTGCCGAGGGCGTGCGCGCGATGCTCGCAGCGGCGACGCTGGAGGAGACGACATGA
- the trpD gene encoding anthranilate phosphoribosyltransferase: MSELDLALREAIVRVVEGQDLDAASMEHAMEQVLAGAASPAQIAALAVGLRMKGETSEEIAAAARVMRRRCVASPLEVQGPVLDTCGTGGSGHDTFNISTVSAIVVAAAGVRVAKHGNRAASSRAGSADVLEALGVRIDLDAWQVARCVAEVGIGFLFAPQHHAALRHAAPVRRELGLRTFFNLLGPLSSPASASHQVVGVYDAARVRQMAEVLKLLGVTAAWAVHGHGGIDELSTSGPTQVAMLAHGEIHERVLTPADFGLDPVPLAALVGGDAVENAAIARAVLAGEAGARRTAVLINAGASLCVTGMASTPMEAAQLAGQVIDSGAATAKLDEWVAFTRALRASP, from the coding sequence GTGAGCGAGCTCGACCTCGCCCTGCGGGAGGCCATCGTTCGCGTGGTCGAGGGCCAGGACCTGGACGCGGCTTCCATGGAGCACGCCATGGAGCAGGTGCTCGCGGGGGCGGCCTCGCCCGCGCAGATCGCCGCGCTCGCCGTGGGCTTGCGCATGAAGGGTGAGACCTCCGAGGAGATCGCGGCGGCCGCGCGCGTCATGCGCCGGCGCTGCGTGGCCAGCCCGCTCGAGGTGCAGGGCCCCGTGCTGGACACGTGCGGCACCGGTGGCAGCGGGCACGACACCTTCAACATCTCCACCGTCTCAGCCATCGTGGTGGCGGCCGCCGGCGTGCGCGTGGCCAAGCACGGCAACCGCGCCGCCTCGAGCCGCGCGGGCAGCGCCGACGTGCTGGAGGCTCTCGGGGTCCGCATCGACCTCGACGCATGGCAGGTGGCCCGCTGCGTGGCCGAGGTGGGCATCGGGTTCCTGTTCGCGCCGCAGCACCACGCCGCGCTGCGCCATGCCGCGCCGGTCCGCAGGGAGCTCGGGCTGCGCACCTTCTTCAACCTGCTGGGGCCGCTCTCCAGCCCCGCCAGCGCGTCGCACCAGGTGGTGGGCGTCTACGACGCCGCGCGTGTCCGCCAAATGGCCGAGGTGCTGAAGCTGCTGGGCGTCACGGCAGCGTGGGCGGTGCACGGCCACGGCGGCATCGACGAGCTCTCCACGTCCGGGCCCACCCAGGTGGCCATGCTGGCCCACGGCGAGATCCACGAGCGCGTGCTCACCCCCGCAGACTTCGGTCTCGACCCGGTGCCGCTCGCGGCGCTGGTGGGCGGGGACGCGGTGGAGAACGCGGCCATCGCGCGCGCCGTGTTGGCTGGCGAAGCGGGCGCTCGTCGCACGGCGGTGCTCATCAACGCCGGCGCGTCGCTGTGCGTCACCGGCATGGCCAGCACCCCCATGGAAGCCGCCCAGCTCGCAGGCCAGGTCATCGACAGCGGGGCCGCCACGGCCAAGCTGGACGAGTGGGTCGCCTTCACCCGAGCGCTGCGAGCGTCCCCGTGA
- a CDS encoding sulfatase-like hydrolase/transferase, which produces MSEDDSITPTGSRSGGSGPLPSATLRPAPLPPASLAPPAPPRAASVPPPVPLPLASAPAPAPTASAPPPAPLPLASSPPPRTPAALAPPPSAGFLISRHLAVGALVATALALTDVTVGAARANSSGLSFADRMLALGNITAMLAPLGLLLGLALGLATLVVLHTPWFDGIRLSHRDRRALFESNPPAFASALAVALGVAGFAVGISRGMQHFATRYHDPQLASWAMSLFALCLVLLLTLGAATLRALVLPLARRLPWRLASVGIIGLVVAAGVTSSLVGLALRAPMLLRAYDPVMLGYAPGTVLLYLLLVLLFRQRLRVRGTVALAVLTTLVSLGLLVWTGATYGARNRVRALVEQDSVVGRPTLRAYLSLTDRDGDGYAFAFGGSDCNDREGSVHPGSVDLEGDGVDADCFDGDGSRDVADFGTGHYAPRPAGLQTPNILLVSIDALRPDHLGCMGYERDTSPVMDAFCRRSVRFRRVVAQSSRSIRSIPAVFTGRYPSQVAYGSEYLWPSLLRENQTFAEALRGGGYETAVTMGTDYFTRVDGFFQGFEQVNQIPEYRPARDRPVNEALTQLDRLQASERPWMLWVHLFNVHERYLWDRMPSRFGDALVDEYDTEITLADAQVGRLLSSLEQRGLNGDTVVVLMSDHGEAFSEHGHTGHSQALYNEEVYATLMIRVPGVTPREITSPVALFDVMPTILNLANIPLPEPVPARSLVGVMTGGEPDPERLIFTELMPDGLYPYDQKAIYRGNQKLIYWTREGTYQLFDLAADPEERHDLSDERREDALELLGLLRAWMAQTHRPENRTEDIVADARLPAEPINMTARLDAQFPGQFTLLGYDLPETNFHPGDRIAMDFYYRVDSRIDKDLFFYVNLEGPPGFPIPPHFHAHHYPIHGRYRTTDWRRGEILRDSVQMVIPREIRHPVELRVTLTVLDEQYPIEYRTARGAGTTIEVGRVNIR; this is translated from the coding sequence GTGAGCGAGGACGACTCCATCACGCCCACCGGATCGCGCTCGGGGGGCAGCGGCCCGCTGCCCTCGGCCACCCTTCGGCCAGCGCCGCTGCCACCTGCGTCGCTCGCTCCGCCAGCTCCGCCTCGCGCTGCGTCCGTGCCACCGCCAGTCCCGCTGCCGCTCGCCTCGGCGCCAGCGCCTGCGCCCACGGCATCCGCGCCGCCGCCAGCCCCGCTGCCGCTCGCCTCGTCGCCGCCTCCCCGGACTCCCGCCGCGCTCGCTCCGCCGCCCAGCGCGGGCTTCCTCATCTCCCGTCACCTCGCCGTCGGGGCCCTGGTGGCCACCGCGCTCGCGCTCACCGACGTCACCGTGGGCGCCGCGCGCGCCAACTCGAGCGGCCTCTCGTTCGCGGACCGCATGCTGGCCCTCGGCAACATCACCGCCATGTTGGCGCCGCTCGGGCTGCTGCTGGGTCTCGCGCTCGGGCTGGCCACGCTGGTGGTGCTGCACACCCCATGGTTCGACGGCATCCGCCTCTCGCACCGCGACCGGCGCGCGCTCTTCGAGTCCAACCCGCCAGCGTTCGCGTCCGCGCTGGCCGTGGCGCTGGGCGTGGCGGGCTTCGCCGTGGGCATCTCGCGCGGCATGCAGCACTTCGCCACGCGCTACCACGACCCCCAGCTGGCCTCGTGGGCCATGAGCCTCTTCGCGCTGTGCCTGGTGCTGCTGCTGACGCTGGGCGCGGCCACGCTGCGCGCGCTGGTGTTGCCCCTGGCGCGCCGCTTGCCCTGGCGCTTGGCCTCTGTCGGCATCATCGGGTTGGTGGTCGCGGCCGGTGTCACGTCGTCGCTGGTGGGGCTGGCCCTGCGCGCGCCCATGCTGCTGCGCGCGTACGACCCGGTCATGCTGGGCTACGCGCCCGGCACGGTGCTGCTCTACCTGCTGCTGGTGCTGCTCTTCCGCCAGCGCCTGCGTGTACGCGGAACGGTAGCGCTGGCGGTGCTCACCACGCTCGTCTCGCTCGGGTTGCTGGTGTGGACGGGGGCCACCTACGGCGCTCGGAACCGCGTCCGAGCCCTGGTGGAGCAGGACAGCGTGGTCGGGCGCCCCACGCTGCGCGCCTATCTGTCCCTCACGGACCGCGACGGGGACGGCTACGCCTTCGCCTTCGGCGGCAGTGACTGCAACGACCGCGAAGGAAGCGTGCACCCCGGCTCGGTGGATCTAGAGGGCGATGGCGTGGACGCGGACTGCTTCGACGGCGACGGTTCGCGCGACGTGGCGGACTTCGGCACGGGGCACTACGCCCCTCGGCCGGCGGGCCTGCAGACCCCGAACATCCTGCTCGTGTCCATCGACGCGCTGCGGCCAGATCACCTCGGCTGCATGGGCTACGAGCGCGACACCTCCCCCGTGATGGACGCGTTCTGCCGGCGCTCGGTGCGGTTCCGCCGCGTGGTCGCGCAGTCGAGCCGCTCCATCCGCTCCATCCCGGCGGTGTTCACGGGCCGCTATCCCTCGCAGGTGGCCTACGGCAGCGAGTACCTCTGGCCTTCGCTGCTGCGCGAGAATCAGACGTTCGCCGAGGCGCTGCGCGGCGGCGGCTACGAGACCGCAGTCACCATGGGCACCGACTACTTCACGCGCGTCGACGGCTTCTTCCAGGGCTTCGAACAGGTGAACCAGATCCCGGAGTACCGACCCGCACGGGACCGGCCCGTGAACGAGGCGCTGACGCAGCTGGATCGCCTGCAGGCGAGCGAGCGCCCGTGGATGCTGTGGGTGCACCTCTTCAACGTCCACGAGCGCTACCTCTGGGACCGCATGCCCAGCCGCTTCGGCGACGCGCTGGTGGACGAGTACGACACCGAGATCACGCTCGCGGACGCGCAGGTGGGGCGCCTGCTCTCGTCCCTGGAGCAGCGTGGGCTGAACGGCGACACGGTGGTGGTGCTCATGTCCGACCATGGCGAGGCGTTCTCGGAGCACGGCCACACGGGCCACAGCCAGGCGCTCTACAACGAGGAGGTCTACGCCACGCTCATGATCCGCGTGCCGGGGGTGACCCCGCGCGAGATCACGAGCCCCGTCGCCCTGTTCGACGTGATGCCCACCATCCTGAACCTGGCGAACATCCCGCTGCCTGAGCCCGTGCCGGCCCGCAGCCTGGTGGGGGTCATGACCGGTGGCGAGCCCGACCCCGAGCGGCTCATCTTCACCGAGCTCATGCCGGACGGCCTCTACCCCTACGACCAGAAGGCCATCTACCGTGGCAACCAGAAGCTCATCTACTGGACGCGCGAGGGGACGTATCAGCTGTTCGACCTGGCCGCCGACCCCGAGGAGCGTCACGACCTGAGCGACGAGCGTCGCGAGGACGCGCTGGAGCTGCTGGGCCTGCTGCGCGCCTGGATGGCGCAGACCCACCGGCCCGAGAACCGCACCGAGGACATCGTGGCCGACGCGCGGCTGCCGGCCGAGCCCATCAACATGACGGCGCGGCTCGACGCGCAGTTCCCCGGGCAGTTCACCCTGTTGGGCTACGACCTGCCCGAAACCAATTTCCACCCGGGCGACCGCATCGCCATGGACTTCTACTATCGGGTGGACTCGCGCATCGACAAGGACCTGTTCTTCTACGTGAACCTCGAGGGGCCGCCGGGGTTCCCCATCCCACCGCACTTCCACGCGCACCACTACCCCATCCACGGGCGCTACCGCACTACGGACTGGCGGCGCGGTGAGATCCTGCGCGACTCGGTGCAGATGGTCATTCCGCGCGAGATCCGCCACCCGGTAGAGCTGCGCGTCACGCTCACGGTGTTGGACGAGCAGTACCCCATCGAGTACCGCACGGCGCGCGGCGCAGGCACCACCATCGAGGTGGGTCGCGTGAACATCCGCTGA
- a CDS encoding glycosyltransferase family 39 protein yields the protein MTLTPDHPPYRTRHRPPRRGSGAERLLRRVGTPERLSLLAIALGFLVMHSLSPIPALQGDGYYTYLWARSLAFDGDMDLANDYAMCGDPWGMGRPHAPGLGPRNQWSPGPALAWTPMLWMGRHFVPAALSEQRAVAQACTGPLAAFGLFGTVLLSLLTLLLLYRLARRHAGVGPALLATAGIAFASPLSYYGAWLLSYGHAPAAFSVALFIERWDGTRTGPHARHPLRWALLGALLGLAMLMRPQNAVFVFAPLGEWLYLAFHDLRAKEHRRALGMVGAGLLFTGGLLLAFAPQLHAWKVSYGSYFAMPQGPHYMRWSEPSLDGVLFASTGGLLTWTPLLALGVIGLLEGSLSRRRGNAPHRPLAVALLVAFALTVYINGAVWDYWGSMGFSNRRFTEMSAPLGLGMALVLASVFRYAEREPRRLAGAMLGLVVGAFSVWNLAAMTGVGSGRIANWREARSDLIWEQIFHELAHGTYEAVGNPAAWPASLPFALRFGTHPMRYDAMRGMSLYYAEYETGQPRPGETTAIFAGAPLHALYATDGFSAEPETLAGRRGLRVSGGHARLLLPLFLGEVGGVSLRARMVEAGRGAVRVTWNGTDLGEQSVSSSWRAATFRIPPGVAHTGVNEVELEVSGGPLVLASLELVPPLADEPAAEAEAAGAEQAEAAAADEAGE from the coding sequence GTGACACTCACCCCCGACCACCCACCGTATCGCACCCGTCATCGCCCTCCCCGTCGTGGGAGCGGTGCAGAGCGTCTGCTGCGGCGCGTGGGCACGCCCGAGCGGCTGAGCTTGCTGGCCATCGCGCTGGGCTTCCTGGTGATGCACTCCCTGAGCCCCATCCCCGCGCTGCAGGGTGACGGCTACTACACTTATCTCTGGGCGCGCTCGCTGGCCTTCGACGGGGACATGGACCTCGCCAACGACTACGCCATGTGCGGGGACCCGTGGGGCATGGGCCGGCCACACGCGCCTGGCCTCGGGCCGCGCAACCAGTGGAGTCCTGGACCGGCGCTGGCCTGGACGCCCATGCTGTGGATGGGGCGGCACTTCGTCCCGGCCGCGCTCAGCGAGCAGCGCGCGGTCGCGCAGGCATGCACCGGCCCGCTGGCCGCGTTCGGGCTCTTCGGCACGGTGCTGCTCTCGTTGCTCACGCTCCTCTTGCTCTACCGCCTGGCGCGCCGGCACGCAGGGGTGGGGCCCGCGCTGCTGGCCACGGCCGGCATCGCGTTCGCGTCGCCGCTCTCGTATTACGGGGCGTGGCTGCTGTCCTACGGGCACGCGCCCGCCGCGTTCTCGGTGGCGCTCTTCATCGAGCGCTGGGATGGCACCCGCACCGGGCCGCACGCGCGCCACCCGCTGCGCTGGGCGCTCCTGGGCGCGCTGCTGGGCCTAGCCATGCTCATGCGCCCACAGAACGCGGTGTTCGTCTTCGCGCCGCTGGGAGAGTGGCTGTACCTCGCGTTCCACGATCTGCGCGCGAAGGAGCACCGGCGCGCTCTCGGCATGGTGGGCGCAGGGCTGCTCTTCACGGGTGGCCTGTTGCTGGCGTTCGCGCCGCAGCTGCACGCCTGGAAGGTGAGCTACGGGTCGTACTTCGCCATGCCGCAGGGGCCGCACTACATGCGCTGGAGCGAGCCGAGCCTGGACGGTGTCTTGTTCGCCAGCACGGGCGGGCTGCTCACGTGGACCCCGCTGCTGGCGCTGGGCGTCATCGGGCTGCTGGAGGGCAGCCTGTCGCGCCGGCGTGGGAACGCGCCCCACCGGCCGCTGGCGGTGGCGCTCCTGGTGGCCTTCGCGCTCACGGTCTACATCAACGGCGCGGTGTGGGACTACTGGGGCTCGATGGGGTTCTCGAACCGTCGCTTCACCGAGATGAGCGCGCCGCTCGGCCTGGGCATGGCGCTGGTGCTGGCGTCCGTGTTTCGCTACGCCGAGCGTGAGCCGCGGCGGCTGGCAGGCGCCATGCTGGGCCTGGTGGTGGGCGCCTTTTCGGTGTGGAACCTGGCGGCCATGACCGGCGTGGGCAGCGGCCGCATCGCCAACTGGCGCGAAGCGCGCTCTGACTTGATCTGGGAGCAGATCTTCCACGAGCTGGCGCACGGCACCTACGAGGCGGTGGGCAACCCGGCCGCGTGGCCCGCCTCGCTGCCCTTTGCGCTGCGCTTTGGAACGCACCCCATGCGCTATGACGCCATGCGCGGGATGAGCCTCTACTACGCGGAGTACGAGACCGGCCAGCCGCGCCCGGGCGAGACCACCGCCATCTTCGCTGGGGCGCCGCTGCACGCGCTCTATGCCACCGACGGCTTCTCGGCGGAGCCCGAGACGCTGGCGGGCCGCCGTGGCCTGCGCGTGAGCGGTGGGCACGCGCGGCTGCTCCTGCCGCTGTTCCTGGGCGAGGTGGGCGGCGTGAGCCTGCGCGCGCGCATGGTGGAAGCCGGCCGCGGCGCCGTGCGCGTCACGTGGAACGGCACGGACCTGGGCGAGCAGTCGGTGTCCAGCAGCTGGCGCGCGGCCACGTTCCGAATCCCGCCGGGTGTGGCGCACACGGGTGTCAACGAGGTGGAGCTGGAAGTGAGCGGCGGGCCGCTGGTGCTGGCCTCGCTCGAGCTGGTGCCGCCTCTCGCCGACGAACCTGCCGCGGAAGCCGAAGCGGCCGGTGCGGAACAGGCCGAAGCGGCCGCTGCCGACGAGGCGGGCGAGTAG